ACCTTAGGGACAACAGGAAGAAAGAAGCTGTTTGCCAAGGAACCCAACTAGAGAAGTCAAAGAATCAGGACGCTACAGCCAACAGTTTCAAAAAGGTTATAAAGGAGAGGGTTAAGGTGAGTCAGAGAAGTGTGTAGAAAGAGCACAGGGACACTAGCAAGAAGGGGCCTGTCAAAGGAGCAGACCAGGCAATCTGTTGAGCTGCAAAGGAGGACTTCACAAGGAACAGCAAAGAACAAGGAGAAGTTGAGGTGAGCAGCAAGCAATGGTCTCATAGAAGATTCACACCCAGCTAGGGTCACCAGCAGAGAAGCCTGGAAAGGGAGGTAGAAGCACAGTACTGGAAACCCTTCTGTGACAGAGTGTGCAGCAGGTGGTGGGAACACAGAAGGCCTCTGGATCTTCCTGGCAGCGTTATGCTTGACATACACACAGTGGGATGGGAAGTCTGCTGTCAGCTTTCCAAAGGCCAATTTACCTGCTGCAGTTTTCTGACCCAAATGGATTTTAGGGTCAACCTGAAGCCTGGATCAACCCACACAGGACGTGAAATGACCAAATGGAGGTAGTATGCAGGTACTAATTATCCTTCTTCTGCAACACTTCCTGGGAAATTGCTTCTTTCCTTCTTACACTGATAAATATAAGTTGATAAAGTAATGTGGTACACACCAAATCACTGGAGCAGTTTTAGTTGGTAATAGGCAAACCCGAGGCATTTTACTGTCTTTCCAGGTGAAAAGTGTTATTACTCCATATAGAGAGCAATAAATTATAAAGGTGAATATCAACTGAAATGTCAAGGCAGTAGGGAGccaggagaaaaaatattttatgggatAGGATTGTTACTAGGCagaaaattgcttttttttagcgtgagaacaaaattttaaagtgtaAATTGATGTAGATGCAAAAtatattgttatttctttttggtGGGTATCTATACCTACTCcccttgcccattttttaaatgagaaacagactaagcagaatagaaacaccggagatcaatccaaacatctataacgaACTCATATTTGAcgaaggacctaaaaccaacccctggaacaaggacagcctcttcaacaaatggtgctgggaaagctggatgtccacatgtcgaagtatgaagcaagacccctaccttacaccttatacaaaaatccattcaacatggatcaaagaactagagatgcgccgcgacaccatgaaactaattgagagcataggggaaacccttcaagatattggaacaggcgaagaattcctggagaagaccccagaggcacaggtaaccagagataaaataaacaaatgggatcacctcaaattgaagagtttctttacagcaaaggaaacagtcaagaaagtgaagaggcaaccaacagaatgggagacgttattcgcaaattacacaacagataaaggattaacaactagaatctataaaatgatcaaaaaacaccacagaatcaaaacaaacaacccaataaaaaaatgggccaaggaccttaacagacatttttcaaaagaggaaatccaaatggccaacagacacatgaaaatatgctcaggatccctaggcatcagggaaatgcagatcaaaaccacaatgaggtttcacctcaccccggttagattggcttacatacagaaatcaactaacaacagatgctggtgaggatgcggggaaaaagggacactaatccactgttggtgggaatgcaaactggtaaagccactatggaagacagtttggagagtcctcagaaacctgaatatagcagtaccacaggacccagccatcccactccttggaatttacccaaatggagttaaaggggagaaaaaaagagccatttgcacctcgatatttgttgcagctcaattcacaatagctaagacatggaatcaacctaaatgtccatcaatggatgactggataaagaaactatgggatatgtgctctatGGAACaccatacagcagtaaaaaacaatgaaatccgggcatttacaacaaaatggaggaagctgaaaaacatcatgttgagtgaaataagccagtccaaaagggacaaatatcatatgttctccctgatcgatggcaactaaatgagcatctaaaatgatacccattgaagtgaaatgggcactatgagagacaatgacatgatcagcccttgtctagactgttgaggaacaacttgctattttttttttttttttgcatttctgtgaaatttattttctgtttaaatttcatttactttgttttaCTGTAATTTACACAAGAGACTGCCAAGTAAACTAGGTATTTTATGTTCACCACACATTCCCTCAAGTCTCCACAGTTGTTaggaaaacattaaaatccatGTGCCTGGCTCTCATTTGCATGTGCGCCCAGGCTCCCAACGATCCTACAGATGCCAGTGAGAGTTAAGTTCATGAGAAGGAGAGGGCTAGACTCTTCACTTCACAAACCAGCAATGACCTCCCTCACGCAAACCTCTGCAGACGACGACTACGCGCTGACGGAACCCATCTTCCATCAGTGCCCAAAGAGCATGCCTGGGGCTTCATCCTGAGTGCACGGAGGATGTGAAGTGCGGcggccttcctggaggaggacaACAGGGTCCTTGTCTGACTCCCAGCTGTCCCTCCAGGGGGACACAGGCCGCGCAAGGAGACCCGACTGTGGGCGAGGCTGGCTGTCAGTGGGATCTCATTGCAGGGTGTGGTGTGTCTCAGGAGGCACGGGAGGTTACAGAAGACAGTTTGTGACCTGAAGGCTTCAACATCATCATTCGACTCAAGCTTCCAGGACTGACAGGAGAAAAATTGAACCCGGACAGAGAAAGCTGATACAAATCTTACCTAGGCACTGTGCccgccttaaaaaaaaaaataaaaatggaaagagtgGCAGTGGCTTCTAGTGAGCGTCCTCAGGCGGCCTGTGCAGGGTCTGTTCCACGATGGCTGACATGAGAGCACAGCCCCAGGCTGGAGGTGCACGGCCCGTGGGGGCCTCCTGACCCCAGGCAGGCAGGCCCCACGCCGCGGCTGACATGGGGCCCGCTGGAAGCGGGCTTCAGCACACTGCATTGTGTGAGGGCCCCGAGCACCTGCAGAGCTCCCACGCAGCTCCAGAGAACCGACACTACAGGAGCGAGACCCCCTCACGTGCTCTACGGCCGACTTTCCTACAGGGCCTACCATACCATTAAGATACATTTTCTCATCGATTTCTTTGTTTGCCTAGCAGGAACATACAAACTGTCTACTGTTTATTATAAATCACAAACCATCATCTCCATTTTTTGCTAGGTTTGGTGtagaaaaatacttgaaatgtaaaatacaaaactCCAATAAAAACcgggcattttttttaaaaggactttccCCTTAGGGAAAACAAGTAAAAACTGGCCTATAACTTTACTCCTCACTTAATAGACTTTGTCAAATTTGGCTGTAAGTTAATGACCATCCAGAAATAAATAGTTATAAACACATTCAGAGTTTATAGTCTAGACTCATTGGAATAccaaaaaatttcaaagatattttattgtGGGAGTCTGCTGATTAtgggattaaaataaaaatttataggaTACtcatttaaaagaacagaaaagtaAGAAAAGGCTATATATATATTGGTCCACAACTTGACATTTATGAAACATACCAGCTAGTATTACATTGCAGTCAATCTGTCCATTAATGGTATTACTctgataattattattaaaatctgTTCCAGgtatatatattgaaaatattttctcttgcatTCTCGCTGAAGATAGGTACAGTActttgttgttgctaagtgaaatggacactatgagagacaatgacaggaccagcccttgtctagactgttgaggaacaacttactattttattccttttagtatttttgttgttcgtggtgttgttgttgttgctctgtttgttctacataagaccactggttgaactctgtaatcaatgcacaatcattcttaggtgtttaaaattaccagaaaagtgatctctgttaaacataggagtgggaataagagagggaggagatatataggttggcacatgctcacacggacttacctccaatggtggaactagaaatgtgccaggggatttcaactcaatcttaccaaggaggcaagtaccaatgccagcgcacttggtaaagtgataagtatgaatacacaactgatcaaaaagatagggtatgtgtctaagagatttcacaaataagaccagtgtaagcaaataatgaaggatagaattaaaagggagagtatgatcctgcgggagaagcaggacacacagcagactcatagaatggcaaacgcccaaaacagcacccctgcctcagaatcaacccttggaacattcagatctggctaaaaggtccatgagagtctcacaggcatagaaagccatgacacggtggtaaaaaaacaatctaaatgaaagatcctggtgaacaagaccccagcagaaggaacaggccaaagccaaggagagaggcgcctttctctgaagggaggaaggaacctccactgtgatacggccttgactaaacaagttcagagtcggtgaactcaagggacttccatagcctagaaagctcatagcaagagtctggggtgattgctgacgtcataaataagagtgccaattgttaaatcaacaacgggagtcactgggtacatgctccccacgtaggatctctgtccttaatgtgttttaatatgaaacttaaaaacactactagtcgaacagtaccctataccttgtgcggttgtgtgaatgcagcctgttgaaatcctcgcttagtatatactaagttgatcttcagtatatgaaggtaattgaaaatgaaactcaataaagggcaggatgggagagggagagggagatgggagggccacggaagggagggaggttggtgggggggaagccacaacaatacaaaagttgcactttgtaaattcacatttatgaaaaaagaaaaacaaaataaaatcaaatagtaactaaaaaaaaaaagaattttaagagaTGTGTCCCAAATGATATGGATATCAAGTAGTGTTGGTCTCAGAACTGGAGTTCTTAAAATTTGGGGAGCCAAATTGTGATGCCTACCTAACAAAATCTTACAGTCAGTGTCTAGATAATAGGAACACACAGACAAAGGGAAAGGCATTTGCTCAGTACTACTTGAGAACTTTCTCTTAGAGGTGTGCTACAAACTTGGGCTGAATAGAAAAATGAGACAACATCCCAGGAACTGACAGCCTCATGAGGAAATCAGGCACAAATAGGGCAAATGTCAACATGCTTGTAGTAAACCTATCATAACCACCAGTGAAGTATTCAGAGGCTACACAGCATGAGTGACCAGTTGGGGGAAAGAAGGGGTGGTGCTACTGAGTAGATGGCATCTGAATGGGATCCTGGAAGATCAGTATAAGTGTTCTAAACATCAAAGGAGCAAGGCCATTCCAAGTTAAAGGAgtcaaaggagaaggaaaaaatgtttttgttagcACATTTGTGGAGCGGAAGTGCTGAGAGGTGGCCAGAGGAGAAGTCAGCCCTGGAATGTGAGGCTCTGTCCCTCCCAGCTTCACAGTCATTTAGGACTTTCCTTGGGCCATGCAGAGAAGCACCTGGTAAGTCACCAAGCATTGCATTAGCTGTGTCATGAGATGGATGTTATAGCTACAGTTTGACAGAtcgtttattttcttttaaaaatttgtttgtttatataagggaagcaaattttgtgtatttcatatttacatgATGCATTTTAAACTCATGAACGATGACAAATTGTTTCAATCTACCACAAAATGTTTCCTAGCCTTGGCACAGAGTGTCCCAAGTCCCAGAAATCACTCAGCACTGAGAAGGATAGTCTCTGTGCCACTGAAGGAGATAGAGAGGTAAGAAGACAGTGATACAGAGATCCACGACAGATGTAGCTGCAGCCATAGCTCTGTTGCCCAGCAGGAGCCCAGCTTGGATCCCAGTTCCATTCCAAACCCTGCTGAGTGTTTCAGTATTGCCCCTGAGCCTTGTGGCCCAGGCACACCATTTGGATGTTTGTCTCCAGTTTATAAATAAACTGTTAGACCAAATATTATTGGAAAGATGGTGTATGCAGTATATAGCTACATGGGTAGCTGAAGCATTGGAAAGCAAAACCAAGATCGGAGAGGGCAGTTACTGAACACAGAGTCTGTTACTTTTAACCTTGGAGAAAACAACTGCTCCCTGAAACCAAGCAGCATCTCAGAATCAAGAGCTGGGGAGAGTATGAGGTGAGAATGATGAAGAGAGTAATGAAGAgcgagggtgagagagggagattcTTTCTGTCCATATTTGGAAATGACACAGAATGGATATGCTATGCCTAGAGATTTTAAAGGAATCCTGAGTCCTATCTCTTCTTCTTTTGGCAGATGTGACCAGCAAAGAAATGCAAAGTGGCAACCAGACTTTTGTGTCTTATTTCATTTTGGTGGGCCTGCACCACCCACCACATCTGGGGGTGCCGCTCTTTCTAGCTTTCCTTGTCATCTACCTCCTCACTGTCTCTGGCAATGGGCTGATCATCCTCATCGTCTTATTCGACATCCGGCTCCACCGCCCCATGTACTGGTTCCTATGCCACCTCTCCTTCTTGGACATGACAATTTCCTGTGCTATTGTTCCCAAGATGCTGGCTGGCTTTCTCTTAGATAGTAGGGTTATCTCCTTTGGCGGGTGTGTGATCCAACTCTTCTCTTTCCATTTCCTGGGCTGCACTGAATGCTTCCTTTACACACTCATGGCGTATGACCGGTTCCTAGCCATCTGTAAGCCTTTGCCATCACGACCCGCAGTGTCTGTAACTACTTGGCTTTGGGCACCTGGTTAGGAGGGACCATCCACTCACTTTTCCAAACAAGTTTCATGTTCCGGCTGCCTTTCTGTGGCCCAAACCATGTTGACTACTTCTTCTGTGACATCCCTGCCATGCTGCGCCTCGCCTGTGCTGACACCACCATTAATGAGCTGGTCACGTTTGTGGATATTGGCTTCCTGGCTCTCACCTGCTTTATCCTCATCCTCACTTCCTATGGCTACATAGTGGCTGCCATCTTGCGAATCCGGTCTGCAGAAGGGCGCCGCAATGCCTTCTCTACCTGTGCTGCCCACCTCACTGTTGTCATTGTCTACTATGTGCCCTGCACCTTCATTTACCTGCGCCCTGGCTCGCAGGAGCCCCTGGATGGGGTGGTAGCTGTTTTCTACACTGTTGTCACTCCACTGCTTAACCCCATCATCTACACACTCCGCAACAAAGAGATGAAGGCAGCATTACGGAGACTCGGAGGCTTCCAGGAAGTACAGCGTCACTGACTCCATCCAGCACAGATGCTGCAGACACCGAAATGCAGGGTACTGGAGGGGACACCAAGCAGCTGACAAGATttgcacacagaaagagaaataaggacacacagagaggaggactCCTAAGTAGAGAGGGGGGAACCTGGAAAGTTCCACATGTAACatgctctcaaatgtgttttttcatATGCCTTCCTCTAGAACCAATCAAAGCCACTCAGCAAGGGTAGCACCTTACAGAGAAGGTCCAAGCTGAGTAAAATATCCATATGAAGGCTGTGTTTCTCTGTGCATCTATCTATATGTATGCTACTGTGTCTATTCCCTGTGCAGGTTATGAATAAATAAAGCCAGCTCTTTACGGGCTATAAATAACCTTTATGTAAGCCATCTGATTTGATCTTGACAAAAATTATGTGAGatggatattatttttattgccaTGCAATAATGTAATCATGGAAGAAATGAAGTTCAAGTGGCTTTTCCAAATTCCCTTCTGTCTTCTACCTTAACAAACATCATCGGATATGATTTTGGACTTGAACTTAAGGGAATAATTTCATCTCAATGTGAGGCATTCATTTCAGGTGCACTGCACCATGACCTGAGTAGATCTAGTCTTCTGAGCTAACACTGGGTTctgcttttttgtgttttttcaagattttacttatttatttaacacaTAGAATTACatactgagagacagagaaaggtcttccatccactgggtcattccccaaatggccacaactgctaaagctgctcccatccagaagccaagagccaggagcatcttccaggtcacccacgcaggtgcaggggcccaagcacttggaccatcttctactgctttcccaggccataagcagagctggattgaagtggagcagacgggactcgaacaggtgcccgtaaggatgccggcaccacaggcagaggcttaacctaccacaccataACACCACCCCCTGGGTTCTGCTTTGATAAAGTTCAAAAAGATGTAACAATGTTCAGCTTCATTGTGCTGGGTACACAGAGTGTACCCGAAGCTTCCATGGATGgtaataaaagaaattgaaatttcaGGGGACTGTATGTGCAACCACACTCTTGCATTTGTTAAATAGTTTTTTGGTTTGAGTTGTGGTGTGGGTTTGAGTTGGATGGAACACGTAACTAGTTGCAAGCAAATGAGCAAATAGTGACCCAAAGCccaccctgatggagtttcttgTAAGTGATTTCTAAGTAACCTCATATTTTAAGATTCAAAAGTTCCATAATTGTTCCATTCTTAGTGCACCCATGATAAAACCATGATAAATGATCCAAAAAATGGGTGTAATGCAGAAAAACACTCTTGGAAAAGAGACAAGAATAGAGGTGTCATAGCAAAATCTCATTTTTTGTCAACATAGATACTTACTAGCCACATTTTTTAATCCATCATTGATACACTAATGTAAACAGTGAAATATAGTAAgcaaaatttgttaaaaatatttgcttgaatttattgagtattttgactttattttattggGTGCAAAGCACCAGGCTTGAACTAATTGATGGGAGTTTAGGTCCCCTGATTTAAACCATACATAAAGAACATTCTAACATTTATGAAATATCTGTATTGGAATAGACTTTTCTGTGGGGTAATGTATTCTCATACTGAAAGCATCATAGGAAAATCATTGATTTAGGTAACTGGTTGGGAAAAAGTTAAGATTTTATTCTATCTCATCTAATTTTCACAATTAATGACTTCTACTAATAGGACATTCTACTAATAGGACATTCTgccaatttttaatgaaaaaatttactcatttatttgacaagcagaaagacagagagagagaaagagaagttccAGATACtccttcattccccaaacaccctcCAAGGCCTCCTAGCTGGttttgaagctaggaaccaggaatccAATACAGAtatcccatgtggaagacagaaacccaattatttaAACCATTACCtcggccggcgccaaggctcaacaggctaacactccgcctgcagcgccagcaccccgggttctagtcccggtcagggcaccggattctgtcctggtcgctcctcttccagtccagctctctgctgtggcccggaagtgcagtggaggatggcccaagtgcttgggccctgtaccccatgggagaccaggagaagcacctggctcctggcttcagatcagcatggtgtgccggtcACAGCATgcaggcagcagtggccattggggggtgaaccaacggtaaaggaagacctttatctctggctctctctctctctcactgtccactctgcctgtcaaaaaataataataataataaaccattACCTCTACCTTTccaggtctgtgttagcaggaagcagaggtgaggaACCAAAGCACAGTATGGAACTCAGGCAACTCAATGTAGAATGTGTCTTACCCAGTCTtcactggtgtcttaactaccaggctaaatacccaccaagatttctgttttaaagatggTACACACGAGCACATACCTTGATATAACATttataacatatatttttaaatgaaaagtgttcTATTacactattttaaaatcatacacaGATGAGGaagataaattttagaaatttcgAGAGAACTTAGCAGGCTACTCAGCTTCTcttaaggcagagcaacagagtgaggagggtagagagacagaaatacagacagagaagtcttccatctgctggttcactatcccacagtcagctctgggccaggttgaggGCAGGAGCAAggggctccatcctggtcttccacatggcggggcagggagagggcaag
This window of the Lepus europaeus isolate LE1 chromosome 7, mLepTim1.pri, whole genome shotgun sequence genome carries:
- the LOC133764748 gene encoding LOW QUALITY PROTEIN: olfactory receptor 10G6-like (The sequence of the model RefSeq protein was modified relative to this genomic sequence to represent the inferred CDS: inserted 1 base in 1 codon), which codes for MQSGNQTFVSYFILVGLHHPPHLGVPLFLAFLVIYLLTVSGNGLIILIVLFDIRLHRPMYWFLCHLSFLDMTISCAIVPKMLAGFLLDSRVISFGGCVIQLFSFHFLGCTECFLYTLMAYDRFLAICKPLXITTRSVCNYLALGTWLGGTIHSLFQTSFMFRLPFCGPNHVDYFFCDIPAMLRLACADTTINELVTFVDIGFLALTCFILILTSYGYIVAAILRIRSAEGRRNAFSTCAAHLTVVIVYYVPCTFIYLRPGSQEPLDGVVAVFYTVVTPLLNPIIYTLRNKEMKAALRRLGGFQEVQRH